In one window of Nerophis ophidion isolate RoL-2023_Sa linkage group LG05, RoL_Noph_v1.0, whole genome shotgun sequence DNA:
- the faf2 gene encoding FAS-associated factor 2 isoform X2, with translation MAAPEEPELSQAQTEKLLQFQDLTGLESMDQCRRTLEQHNWNIEAAVQDRLNEQEGVPSVFNPPPSRPLQVNTADHRVYSYIVSRPQPRGLLGWSYYLIMLPFRFTYYTLLDIFRFALRFVRPDPRGRVTDPVGDVVSFIHSFEEKYGRSHPVFYQGTYSQALNDAKGELRYLLVYLHGDDHQDTDEFCRSTLCTEEVITFLNARMLFWACSTNKPEGYRVSQALRENTYPFLAMIMLKDRKMTVVGRLEGLIQPEDFINQLNFIMEANQTYLMSERMEREERSQTQVLRQQQDEAYLASLRADQEKDRKKREEEEQRRQEEEKVLQSVLAEERRRRTLEEEKERKSECLPPEPLADDPESVKIVFKLPNDTRVERRFLFGQSLTEEEGSKAERAVR, from the exons GACCTCACTGGTTTGGAATCTATGGACCAATGTCGTCGCACATTAGAACAACATAACTGGAACATTGAG GCTGCAGTACAAGACAGACTTAATGAGCAGGAAGGAGTACCCAGTGTGTTCAACCCTCCACCATCCAGACCTTTACAGGTCAATACAGCAGACCACAGAGTATATAGTTATATTGTCTCCAGGCCGCAACCCAGG GGCTTGCTGGGATGGAGTTATTACTTGATAATGTTACCTTTCAGATTTACATATTACACACTCCTGGACATATTCAG GTTTGCCCTGCGGTTCGTCAGACCAGACCCTCGCGGTCGTGTTACAGACCCTGTTGGAGATGTTGTGtccttcattcatagttttgaggaGAAGTATGGCCGCTCACATCCTGTTTTTTACCAGGGAACGTACAGCCAG GCACTAAACGATGCCAAAGGGGAGCTCCGTTACCTTTTAGTGTATCTTCATGGAGACGATCATCAAGACACTGATGAGTTTTGCCG CTCCACACTATGTACAGAAGAAGTGATAACCTTCCTCAACGCCCGAATGCTGTTCTGGGCATGCTCAACGAACAAACCTGAGGGCTACAGAG TGTCCCAAGCTCTGCGGGAGAACACTTACCCATTCCTGGCCATGATCATGTTGAAGGACCGCAAGATGACAGTGGTGGGTAGGCTTGAGGGTCTCATTCAGCCCGAGGACTTCATCAATCAGCTCAACTTTATCATGGAAGCCAACCAAACATATCTGATGTCTGAAAGAATGGAACG GGAGGAGAGGAGTCAGACACAAGTGCTACGACAGCAGCAGGACGAGGCGTACTTGGCCTCCCTGCGTGCCGACCAGGAGAAGGACCGAAAGAAAAGGGAAGAGGAGGAGCAAAGGAGGCAAGAAGAGGAGAAGGTCCTACAGAGTGTCCTTGCTGAGGAGAGGCGGCGACGA ACTCTTGAAGAGGAGAAGGAGAGGAAGTCAGAATGTCTCCCACCCGAGCCGCTTGCTGATGACCCTGAGAGCGTCAAAATAGTCTTCAAGCTGCCCAATGACACACGAGTAGAAAGACGATTCCTCTTTGGCCAATCTCTTACG
- the faf2 gene encoding FAS-associated factor 2 isoform X3, whose product MAAPEEPELSQAQTEKLLQFQDLTGLESMDQCRRTLEQHNWNIEAAVQDRLNEQEGVPSVFNPPPSRPLQVNTADHRVYSYIVSRPQPRGLLGWSYYLIMLPFRFTYYTLLDIFRFALRFVRPDPRGRVTDPVGDVVSFIHSFEEKYGRSHPVFYQGTYSQALNDAKGELRYLLVYLHGDDHQDTDEFCRSTLCTEEVITFLNARMLFWACSTNKPEGYRVSQALRENTYPFLAMIMLKDRKMTVVGRLEGLIQPEDFINQLNFIMEANQTYLMSERMEREERSQTQVLRQQQDEAYLASLRADQEKDRKKREEEEQRRQEEEKVLQSVLAEERRRRTLEEEKERKSECLPPEPLADDPESVKIVFKLPNDTRVERRFLFGQSLTTWVFHRG is encoded by the exons GACCTCACTGGTTTGGAATCTATGGACCAATGTCGTCGCACATTAGAACAACATAACTGGAACATTGAG GCTGCAGTACAAGACAGACTTAATGAGCAGGAAGGAGTACCCAGTGTGTTCAACCCTCCACCATCCAGACCTTTACAGGTCAATACAGCAGACCACAGAGTATATAGTTATATTGTCTCCAGGCCGCAACCCAGG GGCTTGCTGGGATGGAGTTATTACTTGATAATGTTACCTTTCAGATTTACATATTACACACTCCTGGACATATTCAG GTTTGCCCTGCGGTTCGTCAGACCAGACCCTCGCGGTCGTGTTACAGACCCTGTTGGAGATGTTGTGtccttcattcatagttttgaggaGAAGTATGGCCGCTCACATCCTGTTTTTTACCAGGGAACGTACAGCCAG GCACTAAACGATGCCAAAGGGGAGCTCCGTTACCTTTTAGTGTATCTTCATGGAGACGATCATCAAGACACTGATGAGTTTTGCCG CTCCACACTATGTACAGAAGAAGTGATAACCTTCCTCAACGCCCGAATGCTGTTCTGGGCATGCTCAACGAACAAACCTGAGGGCTACAGAG TGTCCCAAGCTCTGCGGGAGAACACTTACCCATTCCTGGCCATGATCATGTTGAAGGACCGCAAGATGACAGTGGTGGGTAGGCTTGAGGGTCTCATTCAGCCCGAGGACTTCATCAATCAGCTCAACTTTATCATGGAAGCCAACCAAACATATCTGATGTCTGAAAGAATGGAACG GGAGGAGAGGAGTCAGACACAAGTGCTACGACAGCAGCAGGACGAGGCGTACTTGGCCTCCCTGCGTGCCGACCAGGAGAAGGACCGAAAGAAAAGGGAAGAGGAGGAGCAAAGGAGGCAAGAAGAGGAGAAGGTCCTACAGAGTGTCCTTGCTGAGGAGAGGCGGCGACGA ACTCTTGAAGAGGAGAAGGAGAGGAAGTCAGAATGTCTCCCACCCGAGCCGCTTGCTGATGACCCTGAGAGCGTCAAAATAGTCTTCAAGCTGCCCAATGACACACGAGTAGAAAGACGATTCCTCTTTGGCCAATCTCTTACG ACATGGGTGTTCCACAGAGGATAG
- the faf2 gene encoding FAS-associated factor 2 isoform X1 — protein sequence MAAPEEPELSQAQTEKLLQFQDLTGLESMDQCRRTLEQHNWNIEAAVQDRLNEQEGVPSVFNPPPSRPLQVNTADHRVYSYIVSRPQPRGLLGWSYYLIMLPFRFTYYTLLDIFRFALRFVRPDPRGRVTDPVGDVVSFIHSFEEKYGRSHPVFYQGTYSQALNDAKGELRYLLVYLHGDDHQDTDEFCRSTLCTEEVITFLNARMLFWACSTNKPEGYRVSQALRENTYPFLAMIMLKDRKMTVVGRLEGLIQPEDFINQLNFIMEANQTYLMSERMEREERSQTQVLRQQQDEAYLASLRADQEKDRKKREEEEQRRQEEEKVLQSVLAEERRRRTLEEEKERKSECLPPEPLADDPESVKIVFKLPNDTRVERRFLFGQSLTVIYDFLFSLKESPEKFQIVTNFPRRVLPCLPTEDQPNPPTLKEAGLSRSEVLFVQDLTED from the exons GACCTCACTGGTTTGGAATCTATGGACCAATGTCGTCGCACATTAGAACAACATAACTGGAACATTGAG GCTGCAGTACAAGACAGACTTAATGAGCAGGAAGGAGTACCCAGTGTGTTCAACCCTCCACCATCCAGACCTTTACAGGTCAATACAGCAGACCACAGAGTATATAGTTATATTGTCTCCAGGCCGCAACCCAGG GGCTTGCTGGGATGGAGTTATTACTTGATAATGTTACCTTTCAGATTTACATATTACACACTCCTGGACATATTCAG GTTTGCCCTGCGGTTCGTCAGACCAGACCCTCGCGGTCGTGTTACAGACCCTGTTGGAGATGTTGTGtccttcattcatagttttgaggaGAAGTATGGCCGCTCACATCCTGTTTTTTACCAGGGAACGTACAGCCAG GCACTAAACGATGCCAAAGGGGAGCTCCGTTACCTTTTAGTGTATCTTCATGGAGACGATCATCAAGACACTGATGAGTTTTGCCG CTCCACACTATGTACAGAAGAAGTGATAACCTTCCTCAACGCCCGAATGCTGTTCTGGGCATGCTCAACGAACAAACCTGAGGGCTACAGAG TGTCCCAAGCTCTGCGGGAGAACACTTACCCATTCCTGGCCATGATCATGTTGAAGGACCGCAAGATGACAGTGGTGGGTAGGCTTGAGGGTCTCATTCAGCCCGAGGACTTCATCAATCAGCTCAACTTTATCATGGAAGCCAACCAAACATATCTGATGTCTGAAAGAATGGAACG GGAGGAGAGGAGTCAGACACAAGTGCTACGACAGCAGCAGGACGAGGCGTACTTGGCCTCCCTGCGTGCCGACCAGGAGAAGGACCGAAAGAAAAGGGAAGAGGAGGAGCAAAGGAGGCAAGAAGAGGAGAAGGTCCTACAGAGTGTCCTTGCTGAGGAGAGGCGGCGACGA ACTCTTGAAGAGGAGAAGGAGAGGAAGTCAGAATGTCTCCCACCCGAGCCGCTTGCTGATGACCCTGAGAGCGTCAAAATAGTCTTCAAGCTGCCCAATGACACACGAGTAGAAAGACGATTCCTCTTTGGCCAATCTCTTACG GTAATATACGACTTCCTGTTCTCGTTGAAAGAAAGCCCAGAGAAGTTTCAGATAGTCACCAACTTCCCTCGTCGAGTCTTGCCCTGCCTTCCAACTGAGGATCAGCCCAACCCTCCCACGCTGAAAGAAGCCGGACTCAGCCGCTCCGAGGTCCTTTTTGTTCAGGATCTTACGGAAGATTAA